The stretch of DNA ATACCTTTATGTTTAATTTTTTTGTATTTTCCGCAACAACACTCCCAATCTTTAGTAGGACCAAAGATCTTTTCACAAAATAGACCACCCTTTTCAGGTTTAAAAGTACGATAATTTATAGTTTCTGGCTTTTTGATTTCTCCACAAGACCATTTATCCCGAATTGTAATATCTGAAGCTATGCCTATCTCTAATTTATCAAATAGTCCTTCTTTAGAAAGGATTCCAATGTCTCGAGAATTTTCTCCGAACATTATTTTCTCCAAAACGTCATTTTTTAAGCGTCTACAACCATAGGACGAACATCAAGTCCTAGGCCCTGCATCTCTTTAATCAGCACATTGAACGACTCAGGCGTTCCTGATCTTAAGAGGTTTTCTCCCTTAACAATAGATTCATAAATCCTTGTTCTTCCTGAGACATCATCAGATTTCACCGTTAAAATTTCTTGAAGCATATGAGCAACTCCGTATGCTTCTAGCGCCCAAACTTCCATTTCCCCGAATCTTTGCCCTCCCATCTGGGCTTTACCGCCAAGAGGTTGTTGCGTGACTAGAGAATATGGCCCTATTGATCTTGCGTGAATCTTATCAGCAATCAAGTGACTGAGCTTTAACATATAGATATAGCCTATAACTACCTTGTTATCAAAGCGTTCGCCAGTCTTGCCATCATATAAAAAGGACTTACCATCTTTTGGTAATCCTTGTTCTATCATCATATCCCAGATACGTTGTTCAGGGAATCCTTCAAATACAGGAGTTTTTACGTAAATATCTGCGGTTTTTGCTACATAACCCAAGTGAGTTTCTAATACCTGTCCAAGGTTCATCCTCGAAGGCACCCCCAACGGGTTCAGGATCATTTGTACAGTTTCTCCATTAGAAAGATAGGGCATATCGGCTTCAGGAACGATTTTGGAAACAACACCTTTATTTCCGTGTCGCCCAGCCATTTTATCTCCAACCTGAAGTTTTCTCTTAGAGGCAACATAGACTTTAACTTGGCGAATTACACCGTGATCTAAATCTGCATCCCCCTCACGAATATGCTCTACTTCTGTCTTATAATTGATTTCTAATCGCTCCAAGGAAGTTTCATAATCCGATAAAAGTCCCTTCAAAACTTCATACATTTCACAATTAGGCATCAAAAGATCAATGAGATCTTCTTGTTCTATCCGTTCTATCGTTTCTTGATCAAAGAGTAGACCTTCGTGAACAACGATTTCTGCCGTACGACGATGAATAATTGCTGCTGGTGCTTTCTCATTTAATAAGAGAGCTCCTAACTTCTCACGATATTCGGTCTTTAACATTGCAACTTGGTTTTTATATCCTTTTTGCAAATCTTTAAGATGAACAGCTTCTTCTACAAGTTCGTCATCACTCTTTGACAACCTATCTTTTCTACTGAAGACTTTAACATCCATAACAACGCCCTCAGTTCCTGGAGGTACTGTTAAAGATGCATCTTTAACATCAGCAGCTTTTTCACCAAAAATAGCACGTAATAAACGCTCCTCTGGAGCTAATTCTGTTTCTGATTTTGGTGTAATCTTACCAACAAGAATATCCCCAGGTTTAACTTCAGCACCGATACGAATAATACCATCCTCACCAAGATTGGCTAACACTTCATCAGATACATTAGGAATATCACGAGTGATCTCTTCTTTTCCTAGTTTCGTATCCCGGGCTGTTAATTCAAACTCTTCAATATAAATAGAGGTGTAGGCATCCTCTCTGATCAATTTTTCAGAGATAATAATCGCATCTTCGAAGTTGTATCCATACCAAGGCATAAAGGCTACAAGGACATTCTTACCTAAAGCAAGTTCACCACGATCAGTTGCGGGTCCATCAGCAATCACATCACCTTTAGTTATGATATCACCGACTGCGCATAAAGGCTGCTGATTAATACAAGTTCCTGAATTAGATCTAAGGAACTTTTTCAGATAATAAGTACGTTTAATTGTAGGATTGTGTTTTGCAGCAACAACAATTTTGTAACCATCAACAAAGTCAACAACACCGTCTTCTTCTGCGACAATAATGGCTCCAGAATCTTTAGCAGCACGACATTCTAATCCTGTACCAACCACAGGAGCTTCAGTTTTAAGTAGAGGCACAGCTTGACGTTGCATATTAGAGCCCATCAAAGCACGGTTCGCATCATCATGTTCTAAGAAAGGGATGAGTCCTGTAACAATAGAAACTAACTGCTTTGGAGAAACATCCATATGCGTTACAGTCTCTGTATCTGCTTCAAAAGCTTCTCCAGCATAACGTACCCAACATACGGGTTCCGTAAACATATTATACTCATCCAAACTTGCTGAAGCCTGTGCAATAACACATTCTTCTTCAACATCAGCTGTCATGTATTCAATTTCATCTGTTACGATTCCATCTCTTACAATTCTATAAGGAGTTTCAATGAATCCAAATTCGTTAATTTTAGCAAAAGACGAAAGAGACGTAATGAGACCGATATTGGGACCTTCGGGAGTTTCAATAGGACAAATGCGTCCATAATGACTCGCATGGACGTCACGAACTTCAAACCCCGCTCGCTCTCTATTCAGCCCCCCTGGACCCAATGCAGAAAGACGTCGTTTGTGAGTTAACTCAGCTACAGGGTTCGTTTGGTCCATAAACTGGGAGAGTTGGGAACGACCAAAGAAATCTTTTAATACGCTAGCAAGACCTTTAGCAGAGACAACTTTTCCTGGAGTCAATGTATCTGAAGAGAAATCAAATAAATTCATTCTTTCTCTAACAATTTTCTCCATTCTAGCAAGTCCTGAACGGCACTGATTTTGAATGAGTTCTCCAACAGAACGGACTCGTCGATTCGCAAGATGGTCAATATCGTCTACGCAAGCTTTCTCATCACCCATTTTTAAACGAATCAGATACTTGAGTGCCCCAATAACATCTTCTTTTCTTAAAGTAACTTGAGATAGGGCTTCTTCATCCATGGAAAAGCCTAGTTTACGATTGAGCTTATAACGCCCTACGCGTCCTAGATTATAACGTTTAGGATCAAAGAACAATCTCATGATAGTAGAACGCGCATTAGCTAGAGTTGCAGGCTCTCCTGGACGTAGTCTACGATAAAAATCTTTTAAGGCAGCTTCGTAAGAATCCGTAGGATCTTTGGCCAACATTTTGATAATAGGATGGTTTTCATCAGCGTCTATCGCAATCTTAACAGAAGAAATTCCAGCATCAAGCATCCGCTTCAACATAGCTGTGCTTAATTTTTCTCCAGCTTTTCCATAAACTAAAGAAGAGACTTCATCAACGATATTATCTGCTAAAATCCTTCCAACAAGAAGGGCAAAGTCTTTCTCGCTTCTAAGAGCGCTTTCCTCTATTGTAAAAAATTCTTCAATGATATCTGCATCAGAAGAATATCCAAGAGCTCGGATAAAGGTTATTGCTAGAATTTTTCTTCGACGTTTTTTTCTATCAATATGGATATAAATTAGGTCATTAATATCGAAAATAGCTTCGAGCCAGCTTCCACGATAAGGAATAATTCTGAAAGAGAATAAAATATTTCCCTTGGAATGCTTTTCTTGTTCAAAGTTAATTCCTGGAGAACGATGAACCTGGGAAACAACGACTCTTTCTGCTCCATTAATAATAAATGTCCCTTTATCAGTCATAAGAGGAATTGTTCCCATATAGACTTCTTCTTCTTTTATTCCTGTTTCATCAGTTAAACGAAAACGGACTTTTAAAGTAACGCTATAGGTAATTCCTCTACGGATACATTCTTCTGGAGAATATTTTGGCACACCCAAATTATATGAAAGGTACTCAAGAACGGTGGCTTCGTTATAAGATTTAATGGGAAAAATTTCCCTAAAAACCTCTTCTAAACCGATATTTTCTCTTTCTTCTGCTAATTTTCCAATTTGAAGAAACTGCTTATAAGACTTAATTTGGATTTCGATAAGATTTGGAAGGTCTAGGATATTTTCCTTTTTTTTAACACTGACCCGTTCAGGGCACTTGAACATGCGAGCTCTCCTGCTATTTTGATGCGACAAAATTTCCCTAAATCAAGCCTACGTATACTTATAAAGGGAGCATTAGGTTTTTTATACATGAAAAGAAAAGAAAAGAAAAATCAATATAATTTTTCTTTTCTATAAATTACAGTCCCTTAAATGAGGCTTTTGCACCAGCGTCTTGTAACTTCTTAACAGTATCTTCAGCATCAGTTTTAGAGGTTTTTTCTTTAACAGTTTTAGGTAAACCTTCTGTCATTTCTTTAGCTTCTTTCAAAGCCAACCCAGTCACTTCTCTAACGACTTTTAAGACGCCGATTTTTTTATCTGCAGGTACATCTTCGAGGGTTACTGCAAATTCTGTAGGTTCGGCAACAGCAGGAGCTTCTCCACCACCAGCAGCAGCAACAGCAACTACGGGAGCAGAAGCAGTAACATCCCACTTCTCTTCTAATAATTTTTTTAATTGAGAGAGTTCTAGTACAGTTAAATTACTTAACTTCTCTACTAAAGTTTCCAAACTTTCTGTTGTCACTTTTGTCACCCTTACTTATTTTGAGAGTTTTGATTTTAATTCCTTAGTTCTTTTCTGCCTTTTGATCCATACAGGAGATCACTCCAGAAAGGGCAGAATTCATAATTCCTACAACTTGAGACATTGGTGCTGCGAATAAACCAACAACCTGCTGTCTAAGTTCTTTAAGAGATGGCAATTTGGCGACAGCCTCTACCTCTGCACCAGAAAGAAACGCATTGTCCATCCTTCCAGCAAGGAAAACCAAAGAGTCTTTACGTTGTTTATTAAAATCCAATACCTGTTTTGCAGCAGAAACGGGATCCCCATAGGAAAAGACTACACCAAGATGTCCATCTGTATCACTACAGTCTATGTTCAAACCTGCAGCTTCTATAGCTTTGAAAAAGATTCTCTTCTTTAAAACTTCAAATTCTGCAGAAACTCCAGAAAGTGAATTTCGAAATTCTCGAGAATAAGCCGCTGTAAATCCAAGGTATCTTAATAAAACGAATCCTTTTGATGCGGAAATTTTGTCTTCTACCTCTTGAAGAAGTAATGTTTTTTCTTGTTTCATTTTCCCTCTTTAAGATCAAGATGCCATTAATTCTCTGGTATCTATAGAAATACCAGGTCCCATAGTGGAGGAAATAGTAAATGAGACTAAATACTGACCCTTAGCTGCAGGAGGTTTAGCCTTAATTAAAGCAGAACTGAGGGCTTCAATATTTTCTTTTATTTGACTACTCTCAAAAGAGAGCTTACCCACACCGACATTACACACACCTGCGCGATCTGCTTTAAATTCAATTTTTCCTTTGCGTAATTCAGCTACGGCCTTAGCAACATCTGTAGTTACCGTCCCTGTTTTAGGTGTAGGCATTAGATTTCTAGGTCCTAAGACTTTTCCTAATTTTCCGACTTCGCGCATCATGTCTGGAGTAGCAACAGCAACATCAAATTCCAGCCACCCAGATTTGATTTTTTCAACAAGATCGTCACTCCCAACAAAGTCTGCACCAGCTTCAATAGCTTCCTTTACTTTGTTTCCAGAAGCAAAAACCAAAACCCTTAAAGTTTTTCCCGTACCGTTAGGTAGAAAAACTGCCCCACGAATTTGTTGGTCGCTCTTTTTAGGATCTATCCCCAACTTGATAGATACGTCTACAGTTTGATCGAAGCGTACTGGAGGACATTGTTTCAAAATATCTATAGCTTCTTGCAAAGAATACGATTTTGAAAAATCATAATTCTTTAAGACACCTCGTATACGTTTTCCATGTTTTGTCATAATTCTACAGCTCTACAAGTAACAATTTATTCTACGTCTATACCCATACTACGGGCAGTGCCTTCCACCATGCGTTTCGCAGATTCTAAAAGGACAATATCCATATCTTTCATTTTTTGTTCAGCAATTGCTTCAACTTGAGCCTGAGTAAGTTTTCCTACTTTATTGCGATTAGGAATTTTGGATCCTGATTCTAAATTTAAAGTTTTCTTTATTAAAGAGGAGACTGGAGGCTGTTTGGTTATGAAAGTAAAAGTTTTATCGGTATAAACAGTGATGACTACTGGAAGTAGGTCTCCAGGTCTATCTTGAGTTGCAGCATTAAATTCCTTACAGAACCCCATAATATTGACTCCAGCAGCACCTAAAGCTGGTCCTATAGGCGGAGCGGGATTTGCTTTACCCCCAGGGATTTGCAACTTAATTATTTTGATTACCTTTTTAACCGACATACTAAACCTTACTTTGCATTGAGACACCTCTTACAAACAGAGGGTAAGAAACAAAAAACTAAAATTATAAGAAGATAGGGAATAAGAATACACAGATTTCAACCTATCTACTCACTTTCTTGTCCTGGTGCCACCTCTTCTACTTGCCAAAATTCTAAGTCATCCACCCTAGTTTCTCTTCCGAAGATAGAAACCATAACACTCAAACGTCCTTTATCATGGAAAACTTCAGAAACCATCCCAATAAAATTGACAAAGACTCCGTCATTAATTTTTACTCTAGAACCAATCTCAAATTGATGTTTTTGAACAACTCCTGATTTCTTTTCTTCTATATCTGTTAGGATGCTTCTTACTTCTTCTTCAGAAAGAGCTACAGGGACTCCTCCTCCAAGAAACTCGACAACACCTGCTGTACTTTTAACATAAAGCCACGACTCGTCTGTCAGATGCATTTTAATTAAGAGGTATCCTGGCCAAATGTATTTTTCAACAACCTTATGTTCCCCCTTCTTCACTTCCATGACATTTTCAATAGGAAGGATAATTTCCTGTATAAAATCAGTCATTCCCGAAGACTCTTTAAAGTCTTCTAAAGCTTTTTTTACTTTCTTTTCTTGAGCTGTAAAAACTTGAACGACATACCATTTATACATGCAATTAACCGAACAAAAAGGTTGTTATACCATCTAAACACGTGATTGACTTACGCAACACTAAATCTACGAAATAAATAGCAAATCCGAAACCAAAAATACTGATAAGAATTACTTTTACGTATTTCTTAAGATCATCTTTGCTTACCCATTCAACTTTTTTAATCTCATCTACAAAACTTCCTGCAAACTTGGCTTGTTTTTTAGCTGTACCAAGCTTACGGGATAAAGCCTCACGATTTTGTTGTTGTTTCATAAAGCAACTTCTAGATTAAAATTAAAAATTTACGGGTGCGAAGGGAGTCGAACCCCCGACCGGCGGCTTTGGAGGCCACTGCTCTACCAGCTAAGCTACACACCCAGAAAATCGCGATGATTTTTATCATCACGACATTCACTTAAGCAATGATTTTTGAAATTGTTCCAGCACCAATAGTACGACCGCCTTCACGAATTGCAAATCTCATTCCTTCTTCAAGGGCCACTGTTCCAATGAGTTCAACATCAAGCTCGACATTATCTCCAGGCATCACCATTTCAACTCCTTCAGGAAGAGTAACGACTCCTGTTACATCTGTAGTGCGGAAGAAAAACTGGGGTCTGTATCCACTAAAGAAAGGCTTATGACGACCTCCCTCTTCTTTTTGCAAAACGTAAACGGCTGATTTAAATTTAGTGTGGGGCTTAACACTATTGGGCTGACAAACTACCATGCCTCTTTCAACATCGTTCTTTCCAATGCCTCTGAGAAGTAAACCAACGTTTTCTCCTGCACGACCTTCTGGAAGTTCTTTTCTGAACATTTCGACACCAGTAACTATAGTTTCTTTAGTGTCTCCTAGTCCTACGATTTGAACTTTATCAGAAACTTTAACGATTCCACGCTCGATCCTTCCTGTAACTACGGTACCACGACCAGAGATTGAAAATACATCCTCGATAGGCATTAAAAAAGGCTTGTCAATTTCTCTTTCTGGTGTAGGGATATTGTCATCCACAGCTTGCATAAGTTCTCGAACTTTCTCAATATAACTTACATCACCTTCAAGAGCTTTCAAAGCAGAACCACGGATAATAGGACAACCTTTGTAGCCTTTCTCTTCAAGAAGCTCACTAAGTTCCATCTCAACAAGATCAATAAGTTCAGCATCTTCTTGGGAGATCATATCTACTTTATTTAAGAAAACAACGATATAAGGAACCCCAACCTGACGCGCTAGCAGGATATGCTCCTTAGTTTGGGGCATAGCACCATCTGTAGCAGAAACTACCAAGATGGCTCCGTCCATTTGAGCTGCACCAGTAATCATATTTTTAACATAGTCAGCGTGACCAGGACAATCTACGTGAGCATAGTGACGATTGGGGGTTTCATATTCAACATGAGAAGCGTTGATAGTAATTCCACGAGCCTTTTCTTCGGGAGTATTGTCAATTGAACTATAGTCACGGAAAGACGCCAATCCATCCCCTGATAATGCGCGTGTGATTGCTGCTGTTAGCGTAGTTTTACCATGGTCAACGTGCCCAATCGTCCCAATGTTGATATGGGGCTTATTACGTTGAAAAGTTTCTTTTGACATTTCAAAATCCTCTTAAAAAATTATTAATTATTCCAACCATATCCTTCTGCCCAGAATAGGAATTGAACCTACGACCGCTTGCTTACCATGCAAGTGCTCTACCACTGAGCTATCTGGGCCTACTTATTATGCATTGCTTCTCAGTATTAAAGAACCGCCTAGTCTATGTCACTTATTTTAAAACATCAATAAAAAACAATTAACGGTGCCTGTAGACAACCCTTGCTTTTGTTAAGTCGTAAGCGGACATTTCAACGGTAACACGGTCTCCAACAAGTAATCGAATATTACTCATGCGCATTTTTCCGCACAAATGAGCGGTAACTGGCATACCGTTTTCTAGTACTACACGGAAATGCATTCCTGGAAGGAGCTCCTCTACCTTACCTTCAAGTACAAGAGTATCTTCTTTTTTCGCCATTGATCAATTATCCTTAACAAAATCTTTTAGGCCTAGGCCTGTGATTGGCTGGCCAGGTGGGTAGATTTAGCCCTAAAAAATAGAACAGTGCTCTTCTATTTCCCCTATTCTATAAACGCATTAGGATTATATTAGTTATTTAGAAAAAGTCAAATCCCTTTCACAAGACCTCATGAATACTACCAATAAAATATTGAGTAAACTAGAGGAGTTATAGAAGCGAAAAAACCTCTGTTTACAAAGAAAAAGTTCTTATTTTAATATATATTTCTTATTGTTTTATTTTTTAACTATCAAATGTCTTTACCACTATCTTCTGAAGGAATTTCACCTTCTGATCAATACCCTATTAACGGACTATTTAATAACAGACAAAGTTCTTCTAGATCAAGCTCTCCTAATTCAATACAATCTCTGACACCACTAAGTCCTCCTATTTCAGTATTAAATCCATTAAGCGAGCTAAAAATAGTACCCTATAATCAGGGTACTTCTTCTTGGACAGCTCGTTTAAAAAATGCTGCTGAAAAAATTGGCTTGTTCGTGCAAAGAAATTGGAAATATATATTACTTTATATTTTAGCTTGGGCATTAATTTTAGTATGCCATCATACGGTCGCTTTAACTTTAACGATTTGGTTAGGGATTGGTCTAGGGATTGGTGTTGTTTTTGGAATCTTTACAGCGACATGCGTAGATAAAGAGAACAAGTATAGGCATGTAAACAGTCTATGGAATTTGATAAACCATGGAATTTTACAATTAGATCCAAACGGGACACGACAAATCCTTCTAGCAACGATTATTGCCTCTATTTCCGCATTGATTTATGCTGTTCCTCAGGCTGTTGGTCTGGTTATAGGCTTTTCGATTGGGAATCAATTAAGCATTAATACCGTCTATGGGGCACGTTTAGGAGACGAAGCTACCTATGCTATTGATCGCAAGGCTCACCAAAAACGGATAGAGAATATTGAGCAGGCAATCAACCAGCATCAAATAGTAAAGCATCAGATGATCACTCAAAAACAGTTGAATGCACTTATAGAGGCGCATCGCAGCAACCAAGTAGATCCTGAGGCGGCGAATGCGTTCACCTCTTTGAAGCTAAACTTAAACCAACCTATGCCCTACAGTTTTTCGATGCCAGAATGTAGTGTACCTAGCACATACCTTGATTTGAATCGCAACACACCCGATGATATTATTGCAAGGGCTGACCAATGCATTATGACCCTATCTCAAACTTTACAGCAAATAAAACAAGAGCCTGATCGTATCATTGAATCAAATCATTGAGAAGTATTTTGGAATTTATCTGTCCTCTTCAGCACGCTAAGTGTTTAAAAAAACAGCATAAAATTATTGAAAAACTATTTTCAGAGCCTTTTCAAAAAGATCACCTTTATCTTAAATTGATGAAAAATAATTCTTCAAATGACTCTTTTGACAAGAAACGGATGTTAAAGGAGAATTTAGTTGTAGGTTGTCAGAGTGATTTATATCTTTACGAGGTATATCAAGACGGGTTTTTATTTTTTTTCACCTATACAGAAGCTTTAATTTCTTCTGGGATAGCTTCTTTATTTACTGAGGTATATTCTGGAGAAACTCCTTCTATAATTTTGACATGTAAACCAATTTTTTTTCAGCGTCTCACGCCCTATCTTTCTTTTGGTAGATTAAATGGCGGAGAATCTCTATTCATGCGTATGAAGCAAATAGCAGTCCAATACTTAAAGCCCGATCAAGCTTAAATACACTTTATTCTGGAGTGGTTATCCCTTGACCATTAGAAAATTATGTGTTAACATCCCTGTCCTAGATTTGGGGCGGTAGCTCAGCGGTTAGAGCTGCGGACTCATAACCCGTAGGTCACAGGTTCAAATCCTGTCCGCCCCAAGTTTTTCTTGCTATCTATTTTCTAAGAAAATTTATGTATAGGCCTCTAATACAAAGAGGGCTCGTTTTATTTTGAGATCTGAGTGGTACCCATACCTAAAATTAGGGAGATCACGAGGCCTCTACGTACTCCACAAGTCACATTAAAAGCTTTTTTAACATACTTTTCCCTCAATTTTAGGTTTTGTATAACTAAAGATATCCTAAATGAAAATAAATCATTATAAATTTAAAAAAACTATTTTTACAGTTAAGAAAGAAAACCTATACTTATATTTAAGAATAATGCAAGAAGTCCTAGGATCTCTCGCCTGTTCTTAATATTGATTTCTATGAAAAATTAGAGGCTGATACGATCTTTACCTTATGCCTAAGAAGGTAGGAGGGTACATAGTTCGAGTGGTTCCTCAATTCATAAGGAAAGCACTTTAAAGGTATTTCAGAATTTGCTGGATAGTCCTGCTCACTGCAGTGACAGCGACACTATTTCCCAATTGTTTCATTGCTTGTGTATTCGACACTGGAAAAGAAAAATCGTTAGGGAACCCCATCATCTTCAGTCCATCTTTTGGTTGCAATCTATAGGGTTTCCCGTCAACAAAATACCCGTCCCAATTCCTTCGATCATTGATTGGTGATCCTCGTCCTCCGACTCGAAGAGTGAATCCTATAGCTTTATTACATGGCTTTCCAAAAATATCGTTCATGGTCATGCTTAAAGATAATTTTTCAGGAAATTGGAATACGATCTTGCGATTTCTAAATCCAACCATAAACAAGCGTGGACGATGTTGAGGAAGCCCAAAATCCGAAGCTTTTATAACCTTATAGAAGAATGAGTATCCGAACCCCTTTAAAGTTTCTTGTATTTTCTCGAAGGTTTCCCCATGATTATGAGATATGATATTCCTAACATTCTCTAAAAAGAATGCTTTCGGCTGTTTTACACGTATGATGTCAGCAATATAGAAAAATAGGGTTCCTCTTATATCTTCAAAACCTCTTTTAAATCCTGCTTGAGAAAAAGGCTGACAGGGAAATCCAGCACATAATAAATCGTGATTAGGAACATCGCTACTGTTTATTGTCCTGATATCTTCAATAAAGTTTGTGACACTATAGTTTGCTCTATACGTTTTTCTAGCAGCTTTATCTATTTCACAAGCCATAACACATGTGCCACCATTTTGGGTTGCGGCTAAATGAAATCCCCCCATTCCAGCGAATAAGTCTATAAAAGTAAATGTGGTTAATATGCGACCCTTCTCTTTATCCACTTGGTTCATCACATAGTTTCCTCAGATTTTCTTATTTAAGTCGTTTTCTTGTGAAAACTGTGCGGCAGTAAGAGTTTTTCTTGTTCTAGAAGAACTCCAAAGAATCCTTTTAATTAGTGTACAAACATTTAATTAAAAAGTTATTTTTTCTTTATATATCTAAAACAATAGTATAAAGAAAAAACATTGTTTTCAGTATTCTATCAATAAGGATATTCTAACAAGAATTTATTGAAAGAAGATAGCAAAACCCCCTTCAAATCACAGATTTTTCTGCTCATGACCTGTTGTCAAAGATTTTTGTATTTAATGAATTTTGATAAAAAATGTTTTTAGATTTTAAAAATCATCAAAAATATGAATAAAAAAAAGAATTGCTAATTATTTTTCTTATTTGCAAATTTCTTTTGTATTTTGATTTTTGTATTTCTATAATGCCTTTAAATTCGATTTATTAAATTAATTACTTTAGAGTTTTATGA from Candidatus Chlamydia corallus encodes:
- a CDS encoding DNA cytosine methyltransferase → MNQVDKEKGRILTTFTFIDLFAGMGGFHLAATQNGGTCVMACEIDKAARKTYRANYSVTNFIEDIRTINSSDVPNHDLLCAGFPCQPFSQAGFKRGFEDIRGTLFFYIADIIRVKQPKAFFLENVRNIISHNHGETFEKIQETLKGFGYSFFYKVIKASDFGLPQHRPRLFMVGFRNRKIVFQFPEKLSLSMTMNDIFGKPCNKAIGFTLRVGGRGSPINDRRNWDGYFVDGKPYRLQPKDGLKMMGFPNDFSFPVSNTQAMKQLGNSVAVTAVSRTIQQILKYL